One stretch of Haladaptatus sp. R4 DNA includes these proteins:
- the srp19 gene encoding signal recognition particle subunit SRP19 — MVEIVIWPAYIDAGLTRGQGRRVPEGMAVEEPTVDEIARAVQQVGYDTVIERDKAYSREGWEERGRVLVQNADDSAKNDVVQAVAAYVTAMRE, encoded by the coding sequence ATGGTCGAAATAGTCATCTGGCCCGCCTACATCGACGCGGGGTTGACTCGCGGACAAGGGCGACGGGTACCGGAAGGGATGGCCGTCGAGGAACCGACGGTGGACGAAATCGCACGGGCGGTACAGCAAGTCGGCTACGACACGGTGATCGAACGCGACAAGGCGTACTCCCGCGAGGGATGGGAGGAACGCGGACGCGTGCTGGTACAGAACGCGGACGATTCCGCGAAGAACGACGTCGTACAGGCCGTCGCCGCATACGTCACGGCCATGCGCGAGTGA
- a CDS encoding H/ACA ribonucleoprotein complex subunit GAR1 yields the protein MQRLGQVVRTAQGLAIVRSPSEEYPDIGTMVVDEGLTTVGRVVDVFGPVSKPYVAVSPDDETPLPTLVGAKLYAR from the coding sequence ATGCAGCGACTCGGACAGGTCGTCCGGACGGCCCAAGGACTGGCCATCGTTCGCTCGCCGAGCGAGGAGTACCCGGACATCGGCACGATGGTGGTGGACGAGGGACTGACGACGGTCGGACGGGTCGTGGACGTGTTCGGGCCGGTGTCAAAGCCCTACGTCGCGGTGTCGCCGGACGACGAGACACCGCTCCCGACGCTCGTCGGGGCGAAACTCTACGCCCGGTAA
- a CDS encoding presenilin family intramembrane aspartyl protease PSH — MDNRTREFFASGLTVAIFLAVQLGALALVKPFKTAGYQTVSDPSDPTNSLVYIGVILVFTAGMLVVIKLGVQWILRAVIILTSGMISLYVFSVVIPAVVTVTVSDSQVNVLAWVFAALVSLALAVYPEWYVIDAAGVLMGAGSAGLFGISFGLLPAILLLTVLAVYDAISVYGTEHMLTLASGVMDLKIPVILVIPLSLSYSFLEDAVQATSEGAVSENDDELVGDGDGEFDDSESLGEAVGDEGEANRDAFFIGLGDAVMPTVMVASAAFFSPANALLSGIALNLPALTAMIGTIAGLLVLLWMVMKGRAHAGLPLLNGGAIGGYLVGALASGIPLMKALGL, encoded by the coding sequence ATGGACAATCGAACGCGGGAGTTCTTCGCGTCCGGGTTGACCGTCGCCATCTTTCTGGCGGTGCAACTCGGCGCGCTGGCGCTGGTGAAGCCGTTCAAGACGGCGGGGTACCAGACGGTCAGCGACCCGTCGGACCCGACGAACAGCCTCGTCTACATCGGCGTCATCCTCGTCTTCACGGCGGGAATGCTCGTCGTCATCAAACTCGGCGTGCAATGGATTCTGCGCGCGGTTATCATCCTCACCAGCGGGATGATTTCGCTGTACGTGTTCAGCGTCGTGATTCCGGCGGTCGTCACGGTGACGGTCTCCGATTCGCAAGTCAACGTGCTCGCGTGGGTCTTCGCCGCGCTCGTTTCACTCGCGCTGGCAGTGTATCCGGAGTGGTACGTCATCGACGCCGCGGGCGTCCTGATGGGTGCCGGGTCGGCGGGACTGTTCGGCATCAGCTTTGGCTTGCTCCCCGCTATCCTCCTACTCACCGTGCTGGCCGTCTACGACGCCATCAGCGTCTACGGCACGGAACACATGCTCACGCTCGCCTCCGGCGTGATGGACCTGAAGATACCTGTCATCCTCGTAATTCCGCTGTCGCTCTCCTATTCGTTCCTCGAAGACGCCGTGCAGGCGACGAGCGAAGGCGCGGTCAGCGAGAACGACGACGAACTGGTCGGCGATGGGGACGGCGAGTTCGACGATTCCGAGAGCCTCGGCGAAGCAGTCGGAGATGAAGGGGAAGCGAATCGGGACGCCTTCTTCATCGGTCTCGGCGACGCGGTCATGCCGACCGTGATGGTCGCCAGCGCGGCCTTCTTCTCCCCGGCGAACGCGCTCCTCTCCGGAATCGCGCTCAACCTGCCCGCGCTGACCGCGATGATCGGAACGATAGCCGGACTACTCGTCCTGCTGTGGATGGTGATGAAGGGCCGAGCACACGCCGGACTGCCGCTCCTGAACGGCGGCGCAATCGGCGGCTACCTCGTCGGCGCGCTGGCGAGCGGCATTCCGTTGATGAAAGCGCTCGGATTGTAA
- a CDS encoding aspartyl protease family protein, protein MTPLGEGTPSPHDEPVRVGVLSFHNSKETKAILNAIDDLGHVPVWLRKGNTRVQIIGDEPRLDPDVDIVVNRLLLTTAEHPLEHLEIANTLAGHRPMVNPPPAVLTAIHKYATAVRLANQGVRTPDSYLGLSAATFAEGSRYVGGSMLQKAGIGTHGDAAWKVARNERPTPVVGHRHTFLQRFLDQRGKQSDVRVYVVGDEVVGAMRRLAPNGDWRTNVARGGTPEDVTDELPREVGSIALDATHALGLDVAGVDVMEWRGDWYVLEINPTAGFTGLFDATGKSAAPYIARYAIERAGGEVPPGQVAEIAQSLDDSVPACKPRRAGGTNRHRTVGYTELVVVNGMRTSESVVAKADTGATRTSIGIDLASAVGAGPIKSSAAVKFGSGKASKTRPLVDVDIGIGERWHRVTASVEDRSHMRHPLILGRDVLSDYRIDIRRRAGEE, encoded by the coding sequence ATGACTCCTCTCGGCGAAGGAACGCCTTCCCCGCACGATGAACCCGTTCGTGTCGGCGTCCTCAGTTTTCACAACAGCAAGGAGACGAAGGCGATTTTGAACGCGATAGACGATTTGGGCCACGTTCCCGTCTGGCTTCGGAAGGGAAACACCCGCGTCCAGATCATCGGGGACGAACCGCGACTCGACCCCGACGTGGATATCGTCGTCAACCGACTGCTGTTGACGACCGCCGAACATCCGCTCGAACACCTCGAAATCGCCAACACGCTCGCCGGACATCGACCGATGGTCAACCCGCCTCCGGCCGTGCTGACGGCGATTCACAAGTACGCGACAGCGGTTCGACTCGCCAACCAAGGCGTGAGAACGCCGGATTCGTATCTGGGATTGTCCGCCGCCACGTTTGCCGAGGGGAGTCGGTACGTCGGCGGATCGATGCTCCAAAAGGCCGGTATCGGGACCCACGGTGACGCGGCGTGGAAGGTGGCGCGAAACGAGCGACCGACGCCGGTCGTCGGCCACAGGCACACGTTCCTCCAGCGATTTCTGGACCAACGGGGCAAACAGTCCGACGTGCGGGTGTACGTCGTCGGCGACGAGGTCGTCGGCGCGATGCGGCGGTTGGCCCCGAACGGCGACTGGCGGACGAACGTCGCGCGTGGCGGCACCCCGGAGGACGTAACGGACGAACTCCCGAGGGAAGTCGGGTCCATCGCCCTCGATGCGACACACGCCCTCGGTCTCGACGTTGCGGGCGTGGACGTGATGGAGTGGCGCGGGGACTGGTACGTCCTCGAAATAAACCCGACGGCGGGGTTCACCGGCTTGTTCGACGCGACTGGCAAAAGCGCTGCCCCGTACATCGCCCGGTACGCCATCGAGCGGGCGGGTGGTGAGGTGCCCCCCGGACAGGTCGCGGAGATCGCCCAGTCGCTGGATGACTCGGTTCCCGCTTGTAAACCACGTCGGGCGGGCGGGACGAACCGCCACCGAACAGTCGGCTACACGGAACTGGTGGTCGTCAACGGAATGCGGACGTCGGAGTCGGTCGTCGCCAAGGCCGACACGGGTGCGACCCGGACGAGCATCGGTATCGACCTCGCGTCGGCGGTCGGCGCGGGTCCCATCAAGAGCAGCGCCGCCGTGAAGTTCGGCAGCGGGAAGGCGAGCAAGACGCGGCCACTGGTGGACGTGGACATCGGTATCGGCGAACGGTGGCACAGGGTGACGGCCAGCGTGGAGGACCGAAGCCACATGCGTCATCCGCTCATCCTCGGACGGGACGTGCTCTCGGACTATCGCATCGACATCCGCCGTCGGGCGGGCGAGGAGTAG
- a CDS encoding ornithine cyclodeaminase family protein produces MTETLFLTSDDVAGLAEIDEFVDAVRDGYRQRGLGAPAKPRTTLVNDEPAGMLTSYSAILPETGAMGGYMYPAGFSAGDAWFMTPLFDAETGEPLALIDGASMNPFKTGAAGAVGLDALAREDATSLALIGTGAQARGQLKAAMTVRDIETVWVYSPTKENRESFAGEMNEAYDASVAAVASSAAAVEDADIVITATTASEPVFDGDLLKDGAHVTAMGQYHPKKRELDATTIARSTYVPDLRERATSDAGSFLLAMESGDVTEEDIHAELGEVVAGEKPGRESAEEITVFDSGGTGIETVASAYMLYQKACEDGLGSTISFSPASEALTGE; encoded by the coding sequence ATGACCGAGACGCTGTTTTTGACGAGCGACGACGTCGCTGGACTGGCAGAGATCGACGAGTTCGTCGATGCCGTGCGTGACGGCTATCGTCAGCGAGGACTGGGAGCGCCCGCGAAACCCCGGACGACGCTGGTGAACGACGAACCGGCGGGGATGCTGACGAGTTACTCCGCGATCCTCCCAGAAACGGGCGCGATGGGCGGCTACATGTATCCCGCCGGGTTCAGCGCGGGCGATGCGTGGTTCATGACGCCGCTGTTCGACGCCGAGACCGGCGAACCCCTCGCGCTCATCGACGGCGCGAGCATGAATCCGTTCAAGACCGGTGCGGCGGGTGCGGTCGGACTCGACGCACTCGCGCGCGAGGACGCAACCTCGCTCGCTCTCATCGGTACCGGCGCGCAGGCACGCGGACAACTGAAAGCGGCGATGACGGTCCGGGACATCGAAACCGTCTGGGTCTACTCGCCGACGAAGGAGAACCGGGAGTCGTTCGCGGGCGAGATGAACGAGGCGTACGACGCCTCGGTCGCCGCCGTCGCCAGCAGTGCCGCGGCCGTCGAGGACGCCGATATCGTCATCACCGCGACGACGGCCAGCGAACCGGTGTTCGACGGCGACCTGCTCAAGGACGGTGCACACGTCACCGCGATGGGTCAGTATCACCCGAAAAAGCGCGAACTCGACGCGACGACGATAGCGCGCTCGACGTACGTCCCCGACCTGCGGGAGCGCGCGACGTCGGACGCGGGGTCGTTCCTCCTGGCGATGGAGTCGGGCGACGTGACGGAAGAGGACATCCACGCCGAACTCGGCGAGGTGGTCGCGGGCGAGAAACCGGGCCGCGAATCGGCCGAGGAGATAACCGTCTTCGACAGCGGCGGAACGGGCATCGAAACCGTCGCTTCGGCGTACATGCTCTACCAGAAAGCCTGCGAGGACGGATTGGGCTCGACGATCTCGTTCTCGCCCGCGAGCGAGGCGCTGACCGGCGAATAG
- a CDS encoding OFA family MFS transporter, translated as MSTTDVDYSARAKDVLGFSRWWQVAAAVVMMGLVSPYQYVWSSLRSPIANRLAIDPAALGAVFTLFVIFQAGSQFPVGWWRDRHGPRALTLLAGILAGGGYLALSRATSVWQLYLFYSLGAIGVGIVYTVAVNTALKWFPDRRGLTTGLGTMAFAAGSALVVPYVRTNATASSYPGVLWNMGLLIGIGIIVGAVVLRDPPKGWLEATADGGDEATEMVSGPQYTWREMAGTWQFWVMYVMFVCASGAGLMLTAKVVSFAEHFGLAAMIATVSAIVLPLSGGAGRLIVGDASDRIDRERAMAVSFFLCGVGLFAVVWFANVNSDIGFVLAVIVATFFWSPQYTLFPSVVGDYYGREHSSANYALLYSGKMWGGVFGGAVTGFLVTAMGWTVAFLIGGVLAIVAALGALLLRPPTHD; from the coding sequence ATGAGTACTACCGATGTCGATTATTCTGCCCGTGCCAAGGACGTGCTCGGGTTCTCCAGATGGTGGCAGGTCGCCGCTGCTGTCGTGATGATGGGGTTGGTCAGTCCGTATCAGTACGTGTGGTCGTCCCTCCGCTCGCCGATCGCGAATCGCCTCGCCATCGACCCGGCGGCGCTCGGCGCGGTGTTCACCCTCTTCGTCATCTTTCAGGCGGGGTCACAGTTCCCCGTCGGTTGGTGGCGTGACAGACACGGCCCACGGGCGCTGACGCTCCTCGCGGGAATCCTCGCCGGGGGTGGCTATCTCGCCCTGTCGCGTGCGACGAGCGTCTGGCAACTGTATCTCTTCTACTCGCTCGGGGCCATCGGGGTCGGTATCGTCTACACCGTCGCGGTGAACACGGCGCTGAAATGGTTCCCCGACCGGCGCGGCCTGACGACCGGGCTGGGGACGATGGCGTTCGCCGCGGGAAGTGCGCTCGTGGTTCCGTACGTGCGCACTAACGCGACGGCGTCGAGTTACCCGGGCGTCCTCTGGAACATGGGACTGCTCATCGGTATCGGAATCATCGTCGGAGCGGTCGTGCTCCGCGACCCGCCGAAGGGGTGGCTCGAAGCGACGGCCGACGGCGGCGACGAGGCGACGGAGATGGTCTCGGGTCCGCAGTACACGTGGCGCGAGATGGCCGGAACGTGGCAGTTCTGGGTGATGTACGTGATGTTCGTCTGCGCGAGCGGGGCGGGGTTGATGCTGACCGCGAAGGTCGTCTCCTTCGCCGAGCACTTCGGACTGGCGGCGATGATCGCAACCGTCTCCGCCATCGTCCTACCGCTTTCGGGTGGCGCGGGGCGGTTGATCGTCGGCGACGCGTCCGACCGGATCGACAGGGAGCGCGCGATGGCGGTCTCCTTTTTCCTGTGCGGCGTCGGTCTGTTCGCCGTCGTTTGGTTCGCGAACGTGAACTCCGACATCGGGTTCGTCCTCGCCGTCATCGTCGCCACGTTCTTCTGGAGTCCACAGTACACGCTGTTCCCGAGCGTCGTCGGCGACTACTACGGGCGGGAACATTCCTCGGCGAACTACGCACTGCTCTATTCGGGGAAGATGTGGGGTGGCGTGTTCGGCGGGGCAGTCACAGGGTTTCTCGTTACGGCCATGGGATGGACGGTCGCGTTCCTCATCGGCGGTGTTCTCGCAATCGTGGCGGCGCTCGGTGCGTTGCTCCTTCGTCCCCCGACGCACGACTGA
- a CDS encoding SdpI family protein, with protein sequence MKGRKSYLVALALVAVSFALGVYYYPRMPDQIASHWNASGNADGTMPKLWGLFLIPTMTAGLLVLFAAIPRIDPLRENIAEFRRYYDLFIVLFVAFMLYMQALIVLWNLGYRFDFTMVLSPAIGVLYYFIGALMSRVERNWFIGVRTPWTLSDDRVWKRTHARAGPLFKLAGIIAILGAFVPRYAIYLVVGPVLLAAAYLMLYSYVEYRRVAA encoded by the coding sequence ATGAAGGGGAGAAAATCGTATCTCGTCGCGCTCGCACTCGTCGCCGTTTCGTTCGCCCTGGGCGTGTACTACTATCCCCGCATGCCGGACCAAATCGCGTCCCACTGGAACGCGAGCGGGAACGCCGACGGCACGATGCCAAAGCTGTGGGGACTGTTCCTGATCCCGACGATGACCGCGGGACTGCTCGTGCTCTTCGCCGCGATTCCGCGGATCGACCCGCTCCGGGAGAACATCGCGGAGTTCCGGCGGTATTACGATCTGTTCATCGTCCTGTTCGTCGCGTTCATGCTGTACATGCAGGCGCTGATCGTCCTCTGGAACCTCGGCTACCGGTTCGACTTCACCATGGTGCTGTCGCCAGCCATCGGCGTGCTGTATTATTTCATCGGCGCGCTGATGAGCCGCGTCGAGCGGAACTGGTTCATCGGCGTTCGGACGCCGTGGACGCTCTCGGACGACAGGGTGTGGAAACGAACTCACGCGCGTGCGGGGCCGCTGTTCAAACTCGCGGGGATCATCGCCATCCTCGGCGCGTTCGTCCCCCGATATGCGATTTACCTCGTGGTGGGCCCGGTCCTCCTCGCCGCGGCCTATCTCATGCTGTACTCGTACGTCGAGTACCGGCGTGTCGCCGCGTAA
- a CDS encoding TIGR03618 family F420-dependent PPOX class oxidoreductase, whose product MSSIPSEFHELFEKPVFAYFATLTPEGLPHVTPVWVDYDADEDRVLVNTERGRRKERNVRENPKVGMGMTDPDNRYRALSVLGEVDEMTEEGAREHIDELSQRYTGEEYQPEIRTARVLLKIRPDEVIAHGG is encoded by the coding sequence ATGTCGTCCATTCCATCCGAGTTCCACGAACTGTTCGAGAAGCCCGTCTTCGCGTACTTCGCCACGCTCACGCCGGAGGGACTGCCGCACGTCACCCCGGTGTGGGTCGATTACGACGCCGACGAGGACAGGGTGCTCGTCAACACCGAACGCGGTCGGCGCAAGGAACGAAACGTGCGGGAGAATCCGAAGGTCGGGATGGGAATGACCGACCCGGACAACCGCTATCGGGCGCTGTCCGTCCTCGGTGAAGTCGACGAGATGACCGAGGAGGGTGCCCGCGAGCACATCGACGAACTATCTCAGCGCTACACGGGGGAGGAGTATCAGCCGGAGATTCGGACGGCGCGAGTCCTGCTCAAAATCCGTCCGGACGAGGTCATCGCGCACGGCGGGTGA
- a CDS encoding DUF3054 domain-containing protein: MSSAFVTRRFDRSGTTAGLFIGDIVVLLVLLAVGSLRHHDPIFQEPLYFANTVAPFLIGWLISAFMVGLYSSRARRSIRTSVLFADGTWITAALIGAALRATSFFHGESPVSFVLVMLGFGILFLTVWRILAGVTFAIR; the protein is encoded by the coding sequence ATGAGCAGTGCGTTCGTAACTCGGCGATTCGACCGCTCGGGAACGACGGCCGGACTCTTCATCGGCGATATCGTGGTTCTGTTGGTGCTCTTGGCAGTCGGGAGCCTTCGCCATCACGATCCGATTTTCCAAGAACCACTTTACTTCGCTAACACCGTCGCACCGTTCCTCATCGGGTGGTTGATATCCGCGTTCATGGTCGGCCTGTACAGTTCCCGCGCCCGCCGCTCGATTCGAACCTCGGTGCTGTTCGCGGACGGAACGTGGATTACCGCCGCGCTCATCGGTGCCGCGCTCCGTGCGACGTCGTTCTTCCACGGCGAGTCACCGGTCAGTTTCGTCCTCGTGATGCTTGGCTTCGGCATCCTGTTTTTGACCGTCTGGCGAATCCTGGCTGGGGTTACGTTCGCGATTCGCTAA
- a CDS encoding class I SAM-dependent methyltransferase: MSPTNGDIGHFDRIAQLYDYFSPDSDYDILREGLQQAERRVERIADVAGGTGRAVRAFDVDERFVVDASSGMLAQAHARGLDCVRGDATRLPLDAESVDAVVISDALHHIGDAKATLSEVERVLRPGGVVIIREFNPATVRGQLLVRGEHLLGMRSSFFTPDELARLLHAADLVPRVRGRGFDYTVAGIKRTSGTT; the protein is encoded by the coding sequence ATGTCCCCCACGAACGGCGATATCGGTCACTTCGACCGCATCGCACAGTTGTACGACTACTTCTCGCCCGATTCGGATTACGACATTCTGCGCGAAGGCCTCCAACAGGCCGAACGACGGGTCGAGCGAATCGCGGACGTGGCGGGCGGAACAGGCCGTGCCGTGCGCGCGTTCGACGTGGACGAGCGCTTCGTCGTCGATGCCTCCTCGGGGATGCTCGCACAGGCACACGCACGCGGACTCGATTGCGTGCGCGGGGACGCGACCCGACTGCCGCTCGACGCCGAATCCGTCGATGCCGTCGTCATCTCGGACGCGCTCCATCACATCGGCGACGCGAAGGCGACTCTTTCGGAAGTCGAGCGCGTGTTGCGGCCCGGCGGCGTGGTGATCATCCGCGAGTTCAATCCGGCGACAGTTCGGGGCCAGTTGCTCGTCCGTGGCGAACATCTGCTGGGAATGCGGTCGTCGTTTTTCACGCCGGACGAACTGGCTCGTCTTCTACACGCGGCGGACCTCGTCCCGCGAGTTCGGGGCCGTGGCTTCGATTACACCGTCGCGGGTATCAAACGCACATCGGGAACGACATAA
- a CDS encoding GNAT family N-acetyltransferase codes for MEYAVLGWPDEGPKLRLDYERFSYAGKFVMSNTGKAVARISRDAVGLPVNYGDDRLVAAIAFNEDRTDDGTMWLRYVTVHADRRGEGIGSELARFTTRRIHERDYQRVKIAVNNPYAYHALYRAGFGFTGEETGLAELVLEHPNPETERYQDGLDVYRARDLSTNEEEFLAAKEGRRPPQSDDSRPVERSEDR; via the coding sequence ATGGAGTACGCGGTACTGGGATGGCCGGACGAGGGGCCGAAACTGCGACTCGATTACGAACGGTTCAGCTACGCGGGCAAGTTCGTGATGTCGAACACGGGGAAGGCCGTCGCCCGCATCTCACGGGATGCGGTGGGGCTTCCGGTGAACTACGGCGACGACCGTCTCGTGGCCGCCATCGCGTTCAACGAGGACCGCACCGATGACGGGACGATGTGGCTCCGGTACGTGACGGTGCACGCCGACCGCCGCGGCGAGGGAATCGGTTCCGAACTCGCGCGATTCACGACGAGACGGATTCACGAGCGTGATTATCAGCGTGTTAAAATCGCGGTAAACAATCCCTACGCGTACCACGCGCTCTATCGAGCGGGGTTCGGGTTCACCGGCGAGGAGACGGGACTGGCGGAACTGGTCTTGGAACACCCGAATCCCGAAACGGAGCGCTATCAGGACGGATTGGACGTGTATCGTGCCCGTGACCTCTCCACGAACGAGGAGGAGTTTCTGGCCGCGAAGGAGGGTCGTCGGCCACCGCAATCGGACGACTCTCGGCCGGTTGAACGCTCGGAAGATCGATGA
- a CDS encoding thioredoxin domain-containing protein — translation MAVRDDRRRVLGLIGSGLTVGIAGCSAFSKNESSENSSGRNGAQTTETIQFPTTSTTDTEDGTETETETETTSEVEPVDPEDLEPAPKAYRSVSRPEKADEHKYATMGSEDASVTARFYGAWKCPYTRHFVLDILPTLIEEYVKPGDVAIEFRAVAYEDGEGFHGPDSPRAARAGLVVWNQEPDQFWTYFGTVFKNQNSAPGWATTETLLNLAEKADVSDRSDIASLIESGKYQSQIEKTMDQVHDIPITRVPRIVVGDTVTAPTVSPKKTKAQLDAALGKGSGSKTTTTTDDSKTTTTKDDGSGTTTTKGDSGTTTKGDSGTTTSGTTSTTKTSGDSTTSTTGTKTTTNSTSTTTGTKSGN, via the coding sequence ATGGCAGTGAGAGACGATAGAAGAAGAGTGCTCGGACTCATCGGGTCGGGCCTGACGGTCGGAATCGCCGGTTGCTCGGCGTTTTCGAAGAACGAGTCCTCGGAGAATTCGAGCGGACGGAACGGCGCACAGACGACGGAGACCATTCAATTCCCGACGACGAGCACGACGGACACCGAAGACGGAACGGAGACGGAGACAGAGACGGAGACGACGTCGGAGGTCGAACCCGTGGACCCGGAGGACCTTGAACCCGCACCGAAAGCCTATCGGTCGGTGTCACGCCCGGAAAAGGCGGATGAGCACAAGTATGCGACGATGGGGTCGGAGGACGCATCGGTGACGGCACGGTTCTACGGCGCGTGGAAGTGTCCCTACACGCGTCACTTCGTCCTCGACATCCTGCCGACGCTCATCGAGGAGTACGTCAAACCCGGCGACGTGGCGATCGAGTTCCGCGCCGTCGCCTACGAGGACGGCGAAGGGTTCCACGGCCCCGACTCACCCCGTGCGGCGCGGGCCGGGTTGGTCGTCTGGAATCAGGAACCCGACCAGTTCTGGACGTACTTCGGCACCGTGTTCAAAAACCAGAACAGTGCGCCGGGGTGGGCGACGACGGAGACGCTTCTCAACCTGGCCGAGAAGGCAGACGTGAGCGACCGCTCGGATATCGCCTCGCTCATCGAGTCGGGTAAGTACCAGTCCCAGATCGAGAAGACGATGGACCAAGTACACGATATCCCGATCACGCGCGTCCCCCGCATCGTCGTCGGCGACACCGTAACCGCGCCGACTGTGTCACCGAAGAAGACGAAGGCACAACTCGACGCGGCGCTCGGGAAAGGGTCGGGATCGAAAACGACGACCACGACGGACGATTCCAAAACGACCACCACGAAGGATGACGGTTCGGGGACGACCACCACGAAGGGAGATTCCGGGACCACCACGAAGGGAGATTCCGGAACCACCACGTCCGGGACGACGAGCACCACCAAGACGTCCGGCGATTCGACCACGAGCACCACGGGAACGAAAACCACGACGAACTCGACCAGCACGACGACCGGCACGAAATCCGGGAACTGA
- the fen gene encoding flap endonuclease-1, which yields MGNSALRQLASLEEVSFDDIEGSVVAIDAHNWLYRYLTTTVKWTSDEVYTTEDGTEVANLVGVVQGLPKFFEHDLVPVFVFDGHVTDLKSDEIENRREQREKLEDQLEDAREEGDAIEVARLEAHTQRLTPVIQETTRELLELLDVPVIEAPAEGEAQAAHMARTGAVDYAGTEDYDALLLGAPLTLRQLTSKGDPELMDFEATLEEHDITWEQLVDIAILCGTDFNEGVSGVGPKTALKGVKEHGDLFGVLEGRDAYIENVDIIRGMFLDPDVTDEYEFDASMDPDIAAAREYVVDEWKVHEDEVARGFERIEESITQTGLDQWT from the coding sequence ATGGGTAATTCCGCACTGCGGCAACTCGCATCCCTGGAGGAGGTCAGCTTCGACGACATCGAAGGCTCGGTCGTCGCCATCGACGCCCACAACTGGCTCTATCGCTATCTCACGACGACGGTCAAGTGGACCAGCGACGAGGTGTACACCACCGAGGACGGCACCGAGGTTGCCAATCTCGTTGGGGTCGTCCAAGGCCTCCCGAAGTTCTTCGAACACGACCTGGTTCCCGTCTTCGTCTTCGACGGCCACGTCACGGACCTGAAGAGCGACGAGATCGAGAACCGACGCGAACAGCGCGAGAAACTGGAGGACCAACTGGAGGACGCACGCGAGGAGGGCGACGCCATCGAAGTCGCCCGACTCGAAGCCCACACCCAGCGGCTCACGCCCGTCATTCAGGAAACGACGCGGGAACTGCTCGAACTGCTCGACGTGCCCGTCATCGAGGCCCCCGCCGAAGGGGAAGCACAGGCGGCGCACATGGCGCGAACGGGAGCGGTCGATTACGCCGGAACGGAGGACTACGACGCGCTCCTCCTCGGCGCGCCGCTCACGCTCCGCCAACTGACGAGCAAGGGCGACCCGGAGTTGATGGACTTCGAGGCGACGCTCGAAGAACACGACATCACGTGGGAACAGTTGGTCGATATCGCCATCCTCTGTGGCACCGACTTCAACGAGGGCGTCTCCGGTGTCGGCCCGAAAACGGCACTCAAGGGCGTCAAGGAACACGGCGACCTCTTCGGCGTCCTCGAAGGGCGCGACGCGTACATCGAAAACGTGGACATCATCCGCGGGATGTTTCTGGACCCTGACGTGACCGACGAGTACGAGTTCGACGCGTCGATGGACCCCGACATCGCGGCGGCCCGCGAGTACGTCGTCGACGAGTGGAAGGTCCACGAGGACGAGGTGGCACGGGGGTTCGAGCGCATCGAGGAGAGCATCACCCAGACCGGTCTCGACCAGTGGACGTAG